From the Ascaphus truei isolate aAscTru1 chromosome 15, aAscTru1.hap1, whole genome shotgun sequence genome, one window contains:
- the RPN2 gene encoding LOW QUALITY PROTEIN: dolichyl-diphosphooligosaccharide--protein glycosyltransferase subunit 2 (The sequence of the model RefSeq protein was modified relative to this genomic sequence to represent the inferred CDS: inserted 10 bases in 7 codons), whose protein sequence is MAAVLRSVFILALALLSCTQALTPSHYLSRADVERLKESLEHPLSDLESTYYYVVGFKHLEVTVLDEQAACDFIRSSVDFSSVESLFYAAQSSQALSNCEVAISNETRELLLAAVSEDSSVTQIYHAVGALSGFSLPLASQEVVSALTARLGKEENVLATIEALLTASLLSQQADLRGIVEEIEDLVARLDDLGGQYLQFEEGLEATALFVAATYRLSDHVGTEPALKEDQIVQLLNAIFSKKNFDSLSESFSVAFAAAALSHNHYHIPLIVVSDGPAAVSHKQPLLRLLVTNVLSQPLTEPRXQVSQAKSCATKASVLQHATFTFVPGDSFQLTSWNXKPASGYYDFSISVXGDSRYLANQVELKVKVSTEVAISNVDLSIVDKDQSISPKSAKVVFPSKAKGPFTTDGHQNFALSFQLTDVNTGAXLTPHQTFVRLHNIRXGSGVVFVAEPDTKNTYRFELDPSERRSEFDSASGTYALSLMVGDATLENPSFGTWLTWLLSSPEEDAPAPMQSKNLFTPKPDIQHLFREPEKRPPTVVSNTFTALVLSPLLLLFILWIKIGANISNFSFSPSTLLFHVGHAAMLGLMYVYWTHLDMFQTXKYLAILGGLTFLAXNRMLAHKAVKRTAAEQSSRLAKYRTLR, encoded by the exons ATGGCGGCGG TTCTGCGTTCAGTGTTCATCTTGGCCCTGGCACTCCTGTCCTGCACCCAGGCCCTGACCCCCAGCCACTACCTGAGCCGGGCCGACGTGGAGAGGCTGAAGGAATCGCTAGAACATCCGCTGTCCGACTTGGAGTCCACTTACTACTACGTTGTAGGGTTCAAACATCTGGAAGTAACCGTGTTGGATGAGCAG GCCGCCTGTGATTTTATCCGCTCCAGTGTGGACTTCAGCAGCGTGGAGTCCCTGTTCTATGCAGCCCAGTCCAGCCAGGCGCTGTCTAACTGCGAG GTGGCCATCTCGAACGAGACCAGAGAGCTGCTGCTGGCTGCGGTGAGCGAGGACTCTTCGGTTACCCAGATTTATCACGCGGTCGGAGCCCTCAGCGGCTTCAGCCTCCCTCTAGCCTCGCAGGAAGTGGTCAGCGCCCTCACCGCCCGGCTCGGCAAAGAGGAGAATGTCCTGGC CACCATCGAGGCTCTGCTGACAGCGTCCCTCCTGTCCCAGCAAGCAGACCTGAGGGGCATTGTGGAGGAGATTGAG gaCCTTGTGGCTCGCCTGGATGACCTCGGGGGCCAGTACTTGCAGTTTGAAGAGGGTCTTGAAGCCACTGCCCTGTTTGTTGCTGCCACATACAGATTGTCAGACCACGTGGGGACGGAGCCGGCGCTgaaggag GATCAGATCGTCCAGCTGCTCAACGCCATCTTCAGCAAGAAGAACTTTGACTCCCTGTCCGAGTCCTTCAGCGTGGCGTTTGCGGCCGCCGCTTTGTCTCACAATCACTACCACATCCCGCTCATCGTGGTGTCTGACGGACCCGCTGCTGTGTCCCACAAGCAGCCACTGCTCAGG TTGCTGGTCACCAACGTCCTGTCCCAGCCACTGACCGAGCCAAG TCAAGTCAGCCAGGCCAAGTCCTGCGCCACCAAGGCCAGCGTCCTGCAGCACGCCACGTTCACCTTTGTGCCCGG GGACTCGTTCCAGCTCACTTCATGGAA CAAACCAGCCAGCGGTTACTATGACTTCTCCATCAGCG GAGGAGACAGCCGCTACCTGGCCAACCAAGTGGAG CTCAAAGTGAAAGTGTCCACGGAGGTGGCAATAAGCAACGTGGACCTCTCCATCGTGGACAAAGACCAGAGTATCTCCCCGAAGTCGGCCAA GGTCGTGTTTCCCTCCAAAGCCAAAGGCCCCTTCACCACTGACGGGCACCAGAACTTCGCCCTATCTTTCCAGCTCACAGACGTGAACACGGGGG GCCTGACACCCCACCAG ACCTTCGTCCGGCTGCATAACATAAG CGGGTCAGGAGTCGTGTTTGTGGCCGAGCCCGACACCAAGAACACGTACAGGTTCGAGCTTGACCCCTCCGAGAGGAGGTCCGAATTCGACTCCGCCTCCGGCACGTACGCTCTGTCCCTGATGGTGGGAGACGCCACCCTAGAGAACCCATCCTTTGGAACATG GCTGACGTGGTTATTAAGTTCCCCTGAAGAGGACGCTCCGGCTCCAATGCAGTCCAAGAACCTCTTCACTCCCAAGCCGGACATTCAG CACTTGTTCCGGGAGCCCGAGAAGAGACCTCCCACAGTGGTGTCCAACACCTTCACCGCGCTGGTGCTGtctcctctgctcctgctcttTATCCTG tGGATAAAGATCGGAGCCAACATCTCAAACTTCAGCTTCTCTCCCAGCACGCTCCTGTTCCATGTTGGACACGCAG CCATGCTGGGGCTCATGTACGTGTACTGGACCCACCTGGACATGTTCCAGA TGAAGTACCTGGCCATCCTCGGAGGCCTGACcttcttag ggaaccgcatgCTCGCCCACAAAGCAGTCAAGAG GACTGCGGCCGAGCAGAGCAGTAGGTTGGCAAAGTATAGAACGCTTCGGTAA